One window of Quercus robur chromosome 5, dhQueRobu3.1, whole genome shotgun sequence genomic DNA carries:
- the LOC126726084 gene encoding apoptosis inhibitor 5-like protein API5 — MSDALSAADDSKHIEELYKYVERLNEATDKSQNLKDYQGIIDMAKSSIKAKQLAAQFIPRFFKFFPSLSGSAIDTHLDLIEAEELGVRVQAIRGLPLFCKDTPEHIAKIVDILGQLLVSEEFVERDAVHKALMSLLTQDVKASLTGLFKHIGCVDEPSSDETIREKVLSFIRDKVFPIKAELLKPQDEMERHITDLIKKSLEDVTGAEFRMFMDFLKSLSIFGEKAPPERMKELIGIIEGQADLDAQFNVADADHIDRLISCVYMALPFVVRGASSSKFLNYLNKHIIPVFDKLPEERKLDLLKALAEISPYTTPQDSRQILPNVVQLLKKYMPRKKTGEEMNFTYVECLLYTFHHLAHKVPNATNSLCGYKIVTGQPSDRLGEDFSELNKDFTERLSNVEELTRATMKKLTQGMAEHNKAMAAAKSDEAKDSIKTQKQNTTTGLRTCNNILAMTKPLHSKTPSFIGDKSINLSWKEATKPSVPATTTATGGKRPITAANGSGNAASKKGRGAGGLPNQLVNRALEGLSHGGRSGTRGRGRGWGGRGRGRGFR; from the exons ATGAGCGACGCCTTGTCCGCCGCTGATGACTCGAAACACATCGAGGAACTCTACAAGTACGTCGAGCGTCTCAACGAGGCCACCGACAAATCACAG AATTTGAAGGACTATCAAGGGATTATCGACATGGCCAAGTCGAGCATCAAGGCCAAGCAATTGGCCGCTCAGTTCATCCCCAGGTTCTTCAAGTTCTTCCCTTCTCTCTCCGGCTCCGCCATCGACACTCATCTCGATTTGATCGAAGCAGAAGAGCTCGGG GTTCGGGTGCAAGCAATTAGGGGGCTTCCCCTTTTCTGCAAGGATACACCAGAACATATCGCAAAGATAGTAGACATTCTTGGGCAACTCCTTGTATCTG AGGAATTTGTGGAGCGTGATGCCGTGCATAAAGCCCTAATGTCACTGTTGACGCAAGATGTGAAAG CTTCTTTGACGGGCTTATTTAAGCACATTGGCTGTGTTGATGAACCAAGTTCAGACGAAACTATTCGTGAGAAAGTTCTGAGCTTTATAAGAGATAAG GTTTTTCCTATTAAAGCTGAACTCTTGAAGCCTCAGGATGAAATGGAAAGGCATATAACTGATTTGATAAAAAAG AGTTTAGAAGATGTAACTGGAGCAGAATTCAGAATGTTTATGGACTTCTTAAAGAGTTTGAGTATTTTTGGAGAAAAAGCTCCCCCAGAACGCATGAAAGAACTTATTGGAATCATTGAAGGACAAGCTGATTTAGATGCACAGTTCAAT GTTGCAGATGCCGACCATATTGACAGGTTAATATCATGTGTGTACATGGCTCTTCCATTTGTTGTG AGGGGTGCTTCAAGCAGCAAGTTCCTCAACTACTTGAACAAACACATCATACCTGTATTTGATAAG CTTCCTGAGGAGCGAAAGCTAGATTTGCTTAAAGCACTTGCGGAAATTTCTCCTTACACAACTCCGCAGGATTCACGCCAGATTCTTCCCAATGTTGTTCAGCTATTAAAG AAGTACATGCCACGGAAGAAGACTGGAGAAGAGATGAACTTTACTTATGTTGAGTGCTTGTTGTACACATTTCACCATCTAGCTCACAAGGTTCCTAATGCAACAAACAGTTTGTGTGGTTATAAGATAGTGACTGGCCAACCATCGGATAGGCTTGGGGAGGACTTTTCAGAGTTGAATAAGGACTTTACTGAAAG GTTAAGTAATGTTGAGGAGTTAACTAGGGCTACCATGAAGAAATTAACTCAGGGAATGGCTGAGCACAACAAAGCTATGGCGGCTGCCAAATCTGATGAAGCAAAGGACAGCATT AAAACTCAAAAGCAGAATACTACGACAGGGTTGCGGACCTGCAATAACATTTTGGCAATGACAAAG CCGTTACATTCCAAAACACCTTCATTTATTGGGGATAAAAGTATCAACCTATCTTGGAAAGAAGCAACAAAACCTTCTGTTCCTGCTACGACAACTGCAACCGG AGGGAAACGACCTATTACTGCTGCTAATGGATCTGGCAATGCGGCATCTAAAAAGGGCCGTGGAGCTGGTGGTTTGCCAAACCAGCTGGTTAATAGAGCGTTGGAAGGTTTGTCTCATGGTGGGAGAAGTGGGACTAGGGGCAGAGGCAGGGGTTGGGGTGGGCGTGGAAGAGGAAGAGGCTTCCGGTAG